In Segnochrobactrum spirostomi, the DNA window TTCGACGAAGACATTCGCTTGCACCCAGAGCACGGCGGAGCCGTCGCGTGCCCGAAGCGCCTGCGCTCCGAAGGCCGCCGGTGCCGGCTCGAAGACGAGCTCAGCCGGGCCTTCCATGTGCGAAAGGTAGGTCCGCATGGCGTCGTTGGCAGCCTTCTCGTCGGCGGCCGCAAAGACATTCAGCGACGATCGCCGGCCGCTCCATTCGACTTCCAAGCGGCTGTAGCCGCCGTCTCGCGCTGGGAACGCCGCCTGTGTGAGGATGCTGCTGCCGAGCGCCTTCACGAAGCCCGACCAATCCAAAGTCGGTTCGTCGGACCGGAGATCTCGTGGTGCTGCAGCCGTCGCGTACGACATCATCGTCACCGAGGAAATTGGCGATAGATCAACGTTCTGTGCAACGGTCCCGGCGGCCTTGCAGGGATATACGTTCTTGTTCGGCGACGGATCGCCATAGATCGCCGCGGTGTGATCGATCGTCGTGACGAGATAATTCGCATAGGTCTCGGTGCCAAGAGCGGGACCGCCGCAAGCATCATAGATATTTGTCGCAGTTCCCGCTCCTGCGCCGACGAAGGAGTGCCGGATAAAATTGGTCCGGTACTTCTCCAAAATCGGCACGTTCGGAACTTTGACGGGGGTGATCGGCCAGAATGGGTTGTTGCAGGCTGGACCAATGCCCACGAGCTGCGTGGTGTTGATGAAGCCGAACGGCTCCAGCTTTTTGCGCGTGACGGCCAGGCCGAGAGCCCCGAGCATGACTTGCACGGCTGCGGCCTGATCGAAGCAGTTGCAGATCGTCTTCGCCGGGTCGAGATAGTCTGCAAGCTTGAACCCGTTCGTCCCGACGAGAAAATAGGGCGCGCCTGAATCTGTATCATAGGCGCGGCCGAAATTTCTGAAGCAGGCGTCGGTGACGGCAGCCCTCGCGGCGCCCGCATCGCAGCCGTCCACCGCAGGGAACAACCTGCGCAGCACCGTCGTCCAGACGCCGGCGCTGAACATTGTCTTCGGAGTATCCAGCAGCCAGTAGATTTCGATCCGCGACCGCACCGCCAAGGTGACCGGGGCGGACGTCCCTTCGATGAGACGCCACTCGATGTCGCCAACAAGTTGCTTCAGAACGCCGATCGCCGCGGTGACACGCGCGTCGGACGTCTGAGCCCCGGCGACGGCAGTGATCTGTGCCGTGCTGATCACCTCTGCGCCGGCGAGATAGCCCTTCAAGGTGCATTTCTTGCCCGCGAGGGCTTTATTGGCATACCAAGTAAGCTGCAAAACGTCGGCGCTGCCGACGCGAAAGGCCGCCGGGCACCGCGAGCCGATGCCATCCACGTAATCTCCGACCAAAGCCCAGATCGGCTGGGTGTAATCCACGACGCCACCGGCGGCGCTGCGGATCGCCAACCCCGTCCCGGTTCGCAGGCGAATGGCGGTGACGGCCGGCGCGCTGGCAATGCTCGCTTCGATTTCCAGCGGGTTATTCTTTTCAGGACACGCATCGACGAGCCAGGCGCCGCCCCCCGATCGCGCCTGGTAGCTGACGGCGGACGCGGCATCAGCGCCTTGGCTGACGATGACATGATTTTTGCTTTTGGTCGGGCAGGCGATGTCGAAGGTGATCTCGCAGCTCGCTTGGCTGTAGGTAACGGTGCCTTCCGATCCGTAGAACCCGACCTTGTCCTTGATCTGCATGCCTGCTGAAGCGCCATTCGCAATGGAGGGCGCGGGGTCGATCGACCAATAGCCGTCCTTCGCCGTCTTGCGAACGAACGTCAGCGGGCCGGGGGAGATGTTTTTGATGGTCAGCGTGCTGGAATAGTCCATGTCTTTGCGCCCTGTTGCGAGGAGGCTCGGGTGTCGGGGGTGTGGGAGACCGGGGCCCGAGCCATCAGCGCGGGCTCACTTTCTCATCTGCGTAGGCACGCGCGTCGCTCGGTGAGCCCATCGGCCGGGTATGGGATCCACCGCCGTAAGTCTCTTGTCTCAGTCCCGGCGCTCTCCCCGTGGGGCGACGCTCCATTCGCCTGCCTCCAGCGGGCCGTAGCGGCCAAAGCACGAACGGTTTGCCGCCCGGGCCTGGCCCGGCGGGTGTCTTGGTAGGTTCCGGTTCCTCTCCGGTGGAGCAGTGGCCGCCGATTCCAAATGTCCGCCGCCAATAATCCTATGAAATTAAGTGAGGACGGCCGTGGCGAAGGAGACGTCAACAGGCCCCTTGTCGTTCGTACTGCAACGTGAGGCGGTGGTGCTTCGAGCGAGCTCGCGTTGCTACGTGAACGATGAGTAGCAATGTTCTCTGCTGCCTTTGTCTCCTCTGCCCGGGACCGAGGGGATCAAGTGGAGCGCGGTCTTCTGGCGTGGAGGAAGGTTCATAACCAGCGCCGAGCCGTCCGCGCTCCACGGAGAGGCTGCATCAAAGTTGGATGATCTGTCCGGTCGACGGCGCTCCGCCGCCGCTCGGGGGCGGACCTCCCGCAGACGCCTGATCGGCGAGCATGCGATATTGCTGGGTGCCCTTCTGCGTCGATATCGATCCGGAGAGGGTGTAGAGGTAGAGGTCGCCGGAGACGGAATAATCGCTGTTCGTGTTGTTCACGAAGAAATCGATCTCGACAGTCGACATCTGCTTTGCGAATTCGAGAAAGGCATCCATGAGCTTGCTGATCTGCTCAGAGCTCAAACCCATCGATTCCATCGATTTTCGTGTCGACTCATAAGAGGCGCTGGCATGGCCGCCGCCGAAGAAATAGGACCACAGCGACAGGTTTGCGCTGGCCGAGGCCGTCGTCTTCTGCATCTCTTCGACTTCTTTGCGACGGCTCGCATCCAGCATCCCGAGCGCGAGGGTGTTGAGGTTCTTCACGTCCTCGCTCGTGAGCGCAGCGATCTGCAGCTTCGCTTTGATCGATCCGCTCGTGTGCGCCGACACGGTGTAGCTCAAGCCGGTGAGACGACCCATCCCGGAGGCGGAGATGGAGAAGGATTCTTTCGCTTCGCCGGCGACGACGGCGAATTCGACGGGTGGGCGGGGGTCGACGAACGTGACGTCCAGAACTCTCGTTTGAATCGCAGTCATAGTGGTTCTCCCCTGATTGGATGTGTCGATGCGCTCGGGTGACAAGCGACGTCTCTCGATCGTCGGTCTTCTGTCGGCCCTTGGGCGCTCCGCGCCGCAGAGGACGAAGCGCAACCAAGGATTTTAGCGCTGGCCAGATATACCACCTATGCGATTATAAGCGCAACGATGAAATCGCTGCGCGCAGCCTCACGGGCGCCGTTCGGAATGAGCTCTGCACCCCGACAAGGGACGGCAAGCGGCGCACATCGCCGCAGCCGCCGGCTCCTTCGGGGCGTCCCGCTCTACGAAAAGTTGTGTCTAGAAGGACCTGCCGATGCAGGCGGAGTTCACTCGCCCGGCGGCTCCACGCCCCATCCACCGCCGGTCGGGGTGACGATGGTGATCGCCTCGCCGGGCTCAAGCACGGTCTGGTCGCAGCCGCCGAGAGCCTCGATGTGCCCGTCAGCGCGGCGCACCAGATTGCGGCCCAGCTCACCCGGCGCGCCGCCGTGGAGACCGAACGGGCGCACCCGGCGGTGGCCGGAGAGCACCGCGCAATCCATCCGCTCGCGGAAGCGCAGGGTGCGGCTGGTACCGTCGCCGGCGTGCCAGCGGCCGCGGCCGCCCGAGCCGCGCCGGATGTGGAAGTCTTCGAGTACCACGGGGAAGCGCGCCTCGAGGATCTCAGGGTCGGTTAGGCGCGAGTTCGTCATGTGGGTATGGACGCCCGGGGCACCGTCGAAGCCTTCGACCGGCGGCGCCCCCGAGCAGATCGTCTCGTAATATTGGAAACGATCGTTGCCGAAGGTCAGGTTGTTCATCGTGCCCTGTGCGGCGGGCAGGGCGCCGAGCGCGCCGAACAGGCAGTTCGTCACCGCCTGGCTCACCTCGACATTGCCCGCCACCACGGCCGCCGGATAGACCGGCGACAGCATCGAACCGTCCGGCACGACGATGCGGATCGGCCGCAAGCACCCCGCATTCATCGGGATCGCGTCGTCGACCATGACGCGGAAGACGTAGAGCACCGCCGCGCGGGTGACCGGGGCGGGCGCGTTGAAATTGTCGCTGCGCTGGGGCGAGGTGCCGGTGAAATCGACCACCGCCTCGCGCGCCGCGCGGTCGACCGCGATGCGGACGCGGATCACGCAGCCCTGGTCCATCTCGTAGGCGAATTCTGCGTCTGCCAGTCGGTCGAGCACGCGCCGCACCGCCTCCGCCGCGTTGTCCTGCACATGGCCCATATAGGCGCGCACGACGTCGAGCCCGAAGGTCGCGATCATCTTGCGCAGTTCCGCGACGCCCTTCTCGTTCGCCGCGACCTGCGCCTTGAGGTCGTTGACGTTCTGCACGACGTTGCGGACCGGATAGGTCGCCCCGGTCAGGAGCGCCACCACCTCCGCCTCGCGGAAGCGGCCTTCGGCGACGAGGCGGAAATTGTCGATATAGACGCCTTCCTCCTCGATGCGGGTCGCCTTCGGCGACATGGAGCCCGGCGCGATGCCGCCGATGTCGGCGTGGTGGCCGCGGCTCGCGGTCCAGAACAGGATGGTGCGGCCGTCGTCGGCGAACACCGGCGTACAGACGGTGATGTCCGGCAGGTGGGTGCCGCCGTTATAGGGCGCGTTCAGCATGAACACGTCGCCCGGCCGGATCTCCGGGTTCTCGCGGATGATGGTCTCGACCGAGCGGTCCATCGAGCCGAGGTGGACCGGCATGTGCGGCGCGTTGGCGACGAGGCTGCCCTCGGCGTCGAACACCGCGCAGGAGAAATCGAGCCGCTCCTTGATGTTCACCGAATAGGCGGTGTTCTGGAGCGTCACCCCCATCTGCTCGGCGATCGACATGAAGAGGTTGTTGAAGATCTCGAGCATCACCGGATCGGCGTCGGTGCCGATGGCGCGGCGGGCCGGCAAGGCGCGGACGCGGGCGAGCACGAGATGGTCGAGACCGGTCAGCGTGGCGCGCCAGCCGTCCTCGACGACGATGGTCTGGTTCGCCTCGACGATGATCGCGGGACCGTCGACGGCGTGTCCCGGCCGCATCGCCTCGCGGTGGACGATCGCCGCCTCGTGCCAGCGGCCGCCGGAAAAGAAGCGCGACGTCACGGCCGCCACCGGCGCGCCCTTGGCGTCGGCCGCACGCTCGGTTTCGGAAAAGACCGCGCCGCCCCCGACCGCCTCGACCTCGACCGCCTCGACGACCAGGGCCTTGCCCTCGTCGACGAAGCCGAAGCGGCGGCGATGGGCGGCCTCGAAGGCGGCGCGCATCGCGTCCACCCCGGCGGCCTCGACGGAGAGCGCGGAATCCGTGCCGGCATAGCGCACATGGGCGCGCACGCTCACCGTCGCAGCGTCCGCCGCGATGCCTTGGGATGCGAGCTCGGCGAGGGCGTCGGCGGCGAGGCGCTCGCCGAGGGCGGCGACCTTCGCCGGCGCGTCGGCATCGAGCGGCACGTCGAGCGCCTGCTGCCGGCTGGCGCGCACATCGGCGAGGCCCATGCCGTAGGCCGAGAGCAGGCCGGACAGCGGATGGATTAGGACGCGCGAGATGCCGAGCGCGTCGGCGACCAGGCAGGCATGCTGTCCGCCGGCGCCGCCGAACGAGTTCAGGGCATAGGACGTGACGTCGTAGCCGCGCTGGACGGAGATCTTCTTCACCGCCTCCGCCATGTTGGCGACGGCGATGGCGATGAAGCCGTCGGCGATCTCCTCGGCCGTGCGGCCGTCACCGATGTCGGCGGCGAGCCCGGCGAAGGCCGCCTCGACCGCCGCCCGATCGAGCGGCTCGTTCTGCTCGGGGCCGAACAGATGCGGGAAGAATTCGGGCCGCAGCTTGCCGACCATCACGTTGGCGTCGGTCACGGTGAGGGGGCCGCCGCGGCGGTAGGCGCGTGGGCCCGGATCGGCACCGGCGGAATCGGGACCGACGCGGAACCGCGCGCCGTCATAGTGCAGGATCGAGCCGCCGCCCGCCGCCACGGTGTGGATCAGCATCATCGGCGCGCGCATCCGCACGCCGGCGACCTCGGTCTCGAAGGTGCGCTCGTAGGTGCCGTCGAAATGGGTGACGTCGGTCGAGGTGCCGCCCATGTCGAAGCCGATGACGCGCGAGAATCCCGCCGCGCGCCCGGTCTCCGCCATGCCGACCACGCCGCCGGCGGGGCCGGACAGGATGGCGTCCTTGCCCTGAAACAGATCGGCCGAGGTAAGACCGCCCGACGACATCATGAACATCAGCCGGGCGCCGGTGCGCTCGACGTCGAGCGCGCGGGCGACCCGGGCGACGTAGCGGCGCAGGATCGGCGACAGATAGGCGTCGACGACGGTCGTGTCGCCGCGGCCGACCAGCTTGACGAGCGGCGAGACCTCGTGACTGACGGAGACCTGGGCGAAGCCCATCTCGCGGGCGATCGCCGCCACCATCGCCTCGTGGGCCGGGTAGAGGTGGGCGTGGAGGAAGACGATCGCGATCGCCGCATATCCGTCCGCCTTCAGCCCGGCGAGTGCGGCGCGAACGGCATTCTCGTCCGGGGCGCGCTCGACCGTACCGTCCGCCAAGACGCGCTCGTCGATCTCGGTGACCGCGGAATAGAGCAGGTCGGGCTTGACGATGCGGCGGGCGAAGATGTCGGGCCGGGCCTGATAGCCGATCTCGAGCGCGTCGCGGAAGCCGCGGGTGGTAACGAGTGCGGTCGGCTCGCCCTTGCGCTCGAGAAGGGCATTGGTGGCGACGGTGGTGCCCATACGCACCTCGCCGATCGCGCCGGCCGGGATCGGCGCGCCGCCCTCGACCCCGAGGAGCCGGCGAATGCCTTCGACCGCCGCGTCCTCGTAAGCCTCCCGGTTCTCGGAGAGGAGCTTGCGGGCGTGGAGCGCACCCTCCGGATCGCGGCCGATCACGTCGGTGAAGGTGCCGCCGCGGTCGATCCAGAAGTCCCACGCCCCGCGAGGCATAGAGACGTTCCGTGCGTGGCGGGTCGCGGGCTCGCGCGTCATCGCCGGATCTCCTCGAGGCCGCGCGCGACCAGAATGTCCCAGATTGCCTCGGCGTCGGAGGCGAAGGCGAACAAATCGAGGTCGCCCTCGGCGATCATGCCATGCTCGATCAGGGCCTCGAAGCGGATCACCGAGCGCCAATAATCCTCGTCGTAAAGCACGATCGGGATCGGCGGCGCCTTGTGGGTCTGGCGCAGGGTGAGCAGTTCGAACATCTCGTCGAAGGTGCCGAAGCCGCCGGGGAAGACGACGAGCGCGTTCGCCCGCATGGCGAGATGCATCTTGCGCATCGCGAAATAATGGAAGCGGAAGGTGAGTTCGGGCGTGGTGTAGGCGTTCGGCTCCTGCTCGAAGGGCAGCGAGATGTTGAAGCCGATGGTCGGCGCGCCGGCCTCGCGGGCGCCGCGGTTCGCCGCCTCCATCACGCCGGGGCCGCCGCCGGTCGCGATGACGTTGTCCCGAAAGGCCCCATGGTTGGTGAGCGCGCCGCCGCGCTCGGACGCGATCCGCCCGAAGGCACGCGCCGCCGCATACCAATCCGCTTGCCGACCGGGACCGTTTGCACGGGTGCGCGCGCTGCCGAACACGACGACGGTGGAGCGTACGCCGGCGGCGCGCAGCGCCTCCTCGGCCTTGGCATATTCGAGCAGGAAACGCACACCGCGCATGGAATCGCCGAGAAGAAAATCCGGATCGCACGCCGGCAACCGATAGGACGGCGACGCCATTTGCAGCGCGTTCGGCGGAAGCGCATCGCCGGTCGCGTCCGCCGGATCTCCAATGGTCGTCGGCTCGTCCATCCTCGATCCCCGCGCTCGCTCGGTCCGTCTCGCATGCGGGGTGCCGCCGACGCCCGGCGGACCCGCTTTCGGGCCTTCCCTGCCACACTTCGCCCCACCTTCCAACGCGGGCTTTCGGAGGACCGCGCGGCACGGGCGGGGCATGGCCGCCGCGCTCGGCGCGGGCCACCGGCGAGCGCCGCAGCTTCGGCGATCTCTCGCCGTTGGATTTGGCGTGGCGCGGTGGGATTCAACAATGTCAGTAATTTATCACATATATTATAGTTTTGCGACAGATGTATCGTGTACGTATTGTTGCTTGCAATTATGGATTGTGACGAGTTCTGATGAGAGCTTTGCGAAATTTGTGATGTTGAGCTATATGCCAGATGCTGCGTGTTGAGCGGCTAGGTGATGGGGGCATCGCCGGCCGTTCTAGAATGATCTGCCTTGGGGGGCTGAGATGGCGAACGTTGTGGGTCGGTCCAGCGGGGCCGCCGGTATCTATGGTGCGTCGAGCGCGCGGTTGCGGCTCAGTACGGCGCTCTCCACATCGCTCTGCGGCCTGGGGCTCTTTCTCGCGATCGTTCCGGCGCCTGCCCAGGCGCAAGCCTGCGTCGGCAATTGCATCGTCGTTTCGGGCTCGCCCGGCGGCAACGGCGGCAGCGAGAACTACTATTTCGACGCGGCAAACGGCGGCAATGGTGGTAACGGCGCCGCCGGCGGGTTTTTGAACAATCAGATCGGGTCTCAGACTACGATCATCTCGGGCGGCGGCTTCGGTGGCTTCGGTGGCGAGGCCTCGAGCGATCACGCAAATGCGACCGGCGGCAATGGCGCGACCGGTGGCAGCGGCGGTACCATCATCATCAGCGTGTTGGGCAACATTGCACCACCGAGCGGCAATGGCGTCGCCGTCTATGCGAACGGCGGAATGGGTGGCTTCGGCGGACCGGCCTCGGGAGGCTGGGACGCCTGGGGCGGCAACGGCGGCACGGGCGGGAGCGGTGGTTCCATCAACGCGACGGTCGCCGGCACGACGACGATCACCACCTCCTCCGCCCAAAGCACCGGCATCCTGATCCAGGCGAATGGTGGGGCGGGCGGTGTCGGCGCGCCCGCCAATGGAACTCACCGCAGCTATGGGGGCAGCGGCGGCACCGGCG includes these proteins:
- a CDS encoding hydantoinase B/oxoprolinase family protein; the protein is MPRGAWDFWIDRGGTFTDVIGRDPEGALHARKLLSENREAYEDAAVEGIRRLLGVEGGAPIPAGAIGEVRMGTTVATNALLERKGEPTALVTTRGFRDALEIGYQARPDIFARRIVKPDLLYSAVTEIDERVLADGTVERAPDENAVRAALAGLKADGYAAIAIVFLHAHLYPAHEAMVAAIAREMGFAQVSVSHEVSPLVKLVGRGDTTVVDAYLSPILRRYVARVARALDVERTGARLMFMMSSGGLTSADLFQGKDAILSGPAGGVVGMAETGRAAGFSRVIGFDMGGTSTDVTHFDGTYERTFETEVAGVRMRAPMMLIHTVAAGGGSILHYDGARFRVGPDSAGADPGPRAYRRGGPLTVTDANVMVGKLRPEFFPHLFGPEQNEPLDRAAVEAAFAGLAADIGDGRTAEEIADGFIAIAVANMAEAVKKISVQRGYDVTSYALNSFGGAGGQHACLVADALGISRVLIHPLSGLLSAYGMGLADVRASRQQALDVPLDADAPAKVAALGERLAADALAELASQGIAADAATVSVRAHVRYAGTDSALSVEAAGVDAMRAAFEAAHRRRFGFVDEGKALVVEAVEVEAVGGGAVFSETERAADAKGAPVAAVTSRFFSGGRWHEAAIVHREAMRPGHAVDGPAIIVEANQTIVVEDGWRATLTGLDHLVLARVRALPARRAIGTDADPVMLEIFNNLFMSIAEQMGVTLQNTAYSVNIKERLDFSCAVFDAEGSLVANAPHMPVHLGSMDRSVETIIRENPEIRPGDVFMLNAPYNGGTHLPDITVCTPVFADDGRTILFWTASRGHHADIGGIAPGSMSPKATRIEEEGVYIDNFRLVAEGRFREAEVVALLTGATYPVRNVVQNVNDLKAQVAANEKGVAELRKMIATFGLDVVRAYMGHVQDNAAEAVRRVLDRLADAEFAYEMDQGCVIRVRIAVDRAAREAVVDFTGTSPQRSDNFNAPAPVTRAAVLYVFRVMVDDAIPMNAGCLRPIRIVVPDGSMLSPVYPAAVVAGNVEVSQAVTNCLFGALGALPAAQGTMNNLTFGNDRFQYYETICSGAPPVEGFDGAPGVHTHMTNSRLTDPEILEARFPVVLEDFHIRRGSGGRGRWHAGDGTSRTLRFRERMDCAVLSGHRRVRPFGLHGGAPGELGRNLVRRADGHIEALGGCDQTVLEPGEAITIVTPTGGGWGVEPPGE
- a CDS encoding LOG family protein, encoding MASPSYRLPACDPDFLLGDSMRGVRFLLEYAKAEEALRAAGVRSTVVVFGSARTRANGPGRQADWYAAARAFGRIASERGGALTNHGAFRDNVIATGGGPGVMEAANRGAREAGAPTIGFNISLPFEQEPNAYTTPELTFRFHYFAMRKMHLAMRANALVVFPGGFGTFDEMFELLTLRQTHKAPPIPIVLYDEDYWRSVIRFEALIEHGMIAEGDLDLFAFASDAEAIWDILVARGLEEIRR